One window of the Yamadazyma tenuis chromosome 6, complete sequence genome contains the following:
- a CDS encoding uncharacterized protein (EggNog:ENOG503NURK; COG:L) — MSLFIDPDESDTDTPNKRQKLEEAVYEEFGDVEFYSDAESIDWEDVSLGEAEQIPQPDSFNISISNENPDIKVKNDKLKQILAEKKRKLSVHNLALNEKQFLSIIRSFKHNRDMAAQIFTGLLRCLGFEARLVFSIPVLSAKDKTLQPKLNRMKLDTNKDYDLLYPYFWTELVNPFNKSELFVLETCTFHDEEKRLTRVSRYSKDLRSYVPIFFPVKDQFNAMTMTYVISLGASNHILDVSARYMKNISYRWFKRLDLRTEAGRSYLLFSSIIRVLNNNTPLSDNSELKSLEYLGLHNYDIPQTRAAIKRSANFVTHASLRYDEVIDKDTKPIIRVKIDGKRVPVFLRNSVTVGKSEQQWKFLGRSILPDKVDDYIKTTRALLPRTISRKRVYNLNVLNNQPELNAVKLYSFSQTCSYIKPKVQFLKDQIILPKNKFGNIEVFKETMVPDGCTWLKLSNIESILNDKKNTDIQFVPVVTGFSFTKTGYAIPTKNGVIVLDNNVKKAKKFWLNFKINQHRNERKERGFASLRNWSDFITRMRIRSRLNRTYEYLD, encoded by the exons ATGAGTCTCTTTATAGACCCAGATGAATCAGATACGGATACACCTAATAAACGGcagaagcttgaagaagctgTCTATGaagagtttggtgatgtggAATTCTATTCAGATGCTGAATCGATAGACTGGGAAGATGTCTCACTAGGTGAAGCAGAACAAATCCCTCAACCTGATTCCTTCAATATATCTATATCTAATGAAAATCCTGATATCAAGGTCAAAAATGATAAACTCAAACAAATTTTAGCAGAGAAGAAGCGCAAACTTTCTGTTCATAACCTTGCATTA aatgaAAAACAGTTTCTCTCCATTATTCGGCTGTTCAAACATAATAGAGACATGGCAGCTCAAATTTTTACGGGCCTTTTAAGGTGTTTAGGATTCGAAGCTAGGTTGGTATTTTCCATCCCAGTTCTTTCCGCAAAAGACAAAactttgcagccaaaattGAACAGAATGAAACTTGATACTAACAAAGATTATGACTTGCTATATCCATATTTCTGGACAGAGTTAGTTAACcccttcaacaaatcagaACTTTTCGTACTAGAGACATGCACCTTTCACGATGAGGAAAAAAGACTTACTAGAGTATCACGATATAGCAAAGACTTGAGGTCATACGTTCCCATATTCTTTCCCGTCAAAGATCAGTTCAACGCAATGACTATGACTTATGTGATATCCCTTGGAGCTAGCAATCATATTCTCGATGTCAGTGCTCGGTACATGAAGAATATCAGTTACAGGTGGTTTAAACGACTCGATTTGAGAACAGAGGCAGGCCGGTCTTACTTGTTATTTCTGTCGATCATTCGGgttctcaacaacaatactCCCCTTTCCGACAATCTGGAGTTGAAATCGTTAGAGTATTTGGGGTTGCATAATTATGATATTCCGCAAACTAGAGCGGCGATCAAGAGAAGTGCTAACTTCGTTACTCATGCTTCTTTGAGGTATGACGAGGTGATAGACAAGGACACCAAACCGATTATCAGGGTTAAAATAGATGGTAAAAGAGTCCCTGTATTTCTTAGAAACTCTGTGACTGTTGGCAAGTCGGAGCAGCAATGGAAGTTCTTGGGAAGATCAATTCTACCCGACAAAGTAGACGACTACATCAAGACTACTCGAGCCTTATTGCCTAgaacaatttcaagaaagaggGTTTACAACTTAAATGTTCTCAACAACCAACCAGAGTTGAATGCAGTAAAGTTATATTCATTTTCTCAGACTTGTCTGTATATCAAACCCAAGGTtcaatttttgaaagacCAGATTATCCTTCCCAAAAACAAATTTGGAAATATAGAAGTGTTCAAGGAAACTATGGTTCCCGACGGGTGCACCTGGCTCAAATTATCAAATATTGAGAGTATTTTGAAcgacaagaagaacacTGATATCCAGTTTGTTCCAGTTGTTACTGGGTTTTCCTTCACAAAGACCGGGTACGCCATTCCCACAAAAAATGGTGTGATAGTGTTGGACAATAATGTCAAGAAAGCTAAAAAGTTCTGgctcaacttcaagatcaaccAACACAGAAACGAACGCAAAGAGCGGGGATTTGCTTCTTTGAGGAACTGGAGTGACTTCATAACTAGAATGAGGATTAGGTCGAGACTCAACAGGACCTATGAGTATCTAGATTAG
- a CDS encoding uncharacterized protein (COG:S; EggNog:ENOG503P8DC): MDSINITPDVPKYKAHVVPCKIHYTGPAKTQDYFTPSKEVDSSTNTHICYFRGCKFMGKPIDIETYSGYILNKSEVLARGDYPEAPEDFKIVNNYTAIGRFDELTVYGHDRVIKSTDKYMLMEEWEKLSGVIHE, encoded by the coding sequence ATGGACTCAATAAACATCACCCCAGACGTCCCCAAGTACAAGGCTCACGTTGTGCCATGTAAAATACACTACACGGGCCCCGCTAAAACCCAGGACTACTTCACCCCGTCGAAAGAGGTCGACTCGTCCACCAACACTCATATCTGCTACTTCAGGGGATGCAAATTCATGGGAAAACCCATCGACATCGAAACCTACTCCGGGTACATCCTCAACAAATCAGAGGTTCTTGCACGTGGAGATTATCCAGAGGCCCCGGAGGACTTTAAAATCGTGAACAACTATACGGCCATTGGCAGGTTTGATGAGTTGACAGTGTATGGACATGATCGCGTGATTAAGCTGACAGACAAGTACATGTTGATGGAGGAATGGGAGAAGTTGAGTGGCGTGATACATGAATAG
- a CDS encoding uncharacterized protein (EggNog:ENOG503NWSS; COG:Q), whose translation MASGNPLQTIDISSIDTYTGDQMFKAASSQGFLFIEGHGFSQQEVADLFDLSKQFFELPSAYKQRFMIDETNHGYTDYGGENLDPSTQKKGDPKEALNFAQLNLVTADAIKDYPEWFKEDPQREHIIRNTILKMNELNLRILKLLAIGLKFEDTAECKGADWFDSRYRKDKPSGSTFRLLHYPCPAKVDPESVIRAGAHTDYGSITLLFQQAQQEGLEIYSPVSKSWEAVPFVENNEAKFPGQAPPIIVNMADQLSYWTAGLLKSTIHRVKFPLEAQRAGRDRYSVVFFSHPNDDTLLEPIPSEMTRNIKNRGANKNKLITSREHLSQRLNATYGWKN comes from the coding sequence ATGGCTTCAGGTAATCCCCTTCAGACCATCGACATCTCCTCCATCGACACCTACACCGGTGATCAGATGTTTAAAGCCGCATCATCGCAGGGATTCCTCTTTATAGAAGGACATGGTTTCTCCCAACAGGAAGTTGCTGACCTCTTTGATCTCAGCAAACAGTTCTTTGAGTTGCCTTCCGCGTACAAACAGCGGTTCATGATTGACGAGACCAACCACGGATACACCGACTATGGAGGTGAAAATTTGGATCCCAGCACCCAGAAGAAGGGAGACCCCAAGGAAGCATTAAACTTTGCTCAGTTGAACCTTGTCACTGCAGATGCCATCAAGGATTATCCTGAATGGTTCAAGGAAGACCCCCAGCGTGAGCACATTATCCGTAACACGATTCTTAAGATGAACGAGTTGAATTTGCgcatcttgaagttgttggccaTAGGCTTGAAATTCGAAGACACGGCGGAGTGTAAGGGAGCCGACTGGTTCGATTCCAGGTATCGCAAGGACAAGCCTAGCGGGTCGACCTTCCGGTTGTTGCACTATCCGTGCCCTGCCAAAGTTGATCCCGAGTCGGTGATCAGGGCCGGAGCCCACACCGATTATGGGTCCATCACTCTTTTGTTTCAGCAGGCTCAACAAGAAGGATTAGAGATTTATTCACCGGTTTCAAAGTCGTGGGAGGCAGTGCCATTTGTTGAGAATAATGAGGCCAAGTTCCCGGGGCAAGCACCTCCAATTATCGTTAATATGGCTGACCAGTTGAGTTACTGGACTGCGggcttgttgaagtcgaCCATCCACAGAGTTAAGTTTCCGCTTGAGGCTCAGAGGGCTGGAAGAGACCGGTACTCGGTGGTTTTTTTCAGCCATCCAAACGATGATACGTTGTTGGAGCCTATTCCCAGTGAGATGACAAGGAACATAAAGAACCGGGGtgccaacaaaaacaagttAATTACCTCAAGAGAGCACTTGTCGCAGAGATTGAATGCCACCTACGGGTGGAAGAACTAA
- a CDS encoding uncharacterized protein (EggNog:ENOG503PDCN; COG:E,G) → MSSHLSSPMPRVRSPVASPASWNPLNDQSTLESRMTHDVSEIVDIIHDSEAKKFRLGVLLILVAVVSWVIGLELVNAVLKDGSYQKPLLFTYISGGCFALNLVPDIIRVFNRTPVPEPVEKDEDDPVPLTRVEFVVLSVQVAVIYFLYNACVLSCLKYTSASNQTVLASTTSIFTLLIGCFLRIDSFSVSKVVCTAVSFLGVLLVNFSESKGEASDGDNKFVPKNPKLGNTLAIAGALMYAFYLIIMKVKVGTGNRCTNERQLFGLVGVATLVLGAPVLYVADIYGYETFEFPPPNAITLLSIFINGVFSYISDFSTILASLLTSPLITSLSLTSCVPVTIFIDYMVLYFTGGSGSTTSTSRQVMYVTGILSILTSVVLINLTTTTENEFIENVIGESLEEGIKNDEILSPMLSPLLTARPHTLSNFSSPLLPMRRETTKKVSHLNLEGEGLINKNHNATLYTVDSRLEDDENERSNIVIYGGNNHIYHIKHVDSGSG, encoded by the coding sequence ATGTCGTCTCACTTGTCGAGTCCCATGCCGCGGGTCAGATCCCCCGTGGCCAGTCCCGCCAGCTGGAACCCACTCAATGATCAATCTACTCTCGAGTCTCGCATGACTCACGATGTCTCCGAGATTGTAGACATTATCCATGATTCAGAAGCAAAAAAGTTCAGACTCGGCGTGTTGCTTATCTTGGTGGCGGTTGTCTCGTGGGTAATTggcttggagttggtgaatgcggtgttgaaggatgGCTCGTACCAAAAACCACTCTTGTTCACATATATCAGTGGAGGGTGTTTtgccttgaacttggtacCTGACATTATACGGGTTTTCAACAGAACCCCGGTACCTGAGCCGGTAGAAAAAGACGAGGACGACCCTGTGCCATTGACGAGAGTCGAGTTTGTGGTCCTTAGTGTTCAGGTGGCAGTTATCTACTTTTTGTACAATGCATGCGTGTTGTCGTGCTTAAAGTACACCTCTGCTTCAAACCAAACGGTATTAGCATCAACTACGTCCATTTTCACGTTGTTAATAGGATGCTTCTTGCGAATCGATTCGTTTTCCGTGAGCAAAGTCGTTTGCACGGCTGTAAGTTTTCTTGGTGTGCTTTTGGTGAACTTCAGTGAATCGAAGGGAGAAGCTTCTGATGGTGATAATAAGTTTGTTCCCAAGAACCCCAAGCTCGGCAACACTTTGGCCATTGCTGGGGCATTGATGTACGCGTTTTACTTGATCATCATGAAGGTAAAGGTGGGAACTGGCAACAGATGCACAAATGAGAGACAATTGTTTGGATTGGTGGGGGTTGCTACCTTGGTTCTCGGTGCTCCTGTTTTGTATGTCGCTGATATCTATGGCTACGAAACGTTCGAATTTCCGCCTCCAAATGCCATCACCTTGCTTCTGATTTTCATAAATGGAGTGTTTTCGTATATTAGTGATTTCTCTACCATTTTGGCCCTGTTGCTCACGAGTCCTTTAATCACCTCGTTATCATTAACCAGCTGTGTACCTgtcaccattttcatcgACTACATGGTTTTGTACTTTACTGGTGGCTCGGGCTCCACCACGTCTACTTCTAGACAGGTTATGTACGTCACGGGAATTCTCAGTATCTTGACGTCGGTGGTATTGATTAACctcaccaccaccaccgaaaATGAGTTTATTGAGAACGTCATCGGGGAGTCGTTGGAGGAGGGAATTAAGAATGATGAGATCTTGTCGCCCATGTTATCTCCATTATTGACAGCCAGACCGCATACTTTATCCAACTTTAGTTCTCCCTTACTACCAATGAGAAGAGAAACTACAAAGAAAGTGTCTCACTTGAATCTTGAAGGGGAAggcttgatcaacaagaaccaCAACGCTACTTTATACACGGTGGATTCAAGACTCGAGGATGACGAGAACGAAAGGTCCAACATTGTAATTTATGGAGGAAATAATCATATTTATCACATCAAGCATGTGGATTCGGGGTCTGGTTAG
- the OSH3 gene encoding Oxysterol-binding protein 3 (COG:I; EggNog:ENOG503NVUP; BUSCO:EOG09261QYO) yields the protein METLEVHSKDFLIKWVNVPENSLVDWQIKPLKRSINFSIYRKRDVNESETSFLGDEKYRELNNSSSTVNSTTSTPNSRIRSSSVTSVNKITEPFYKTKSRSSTLSSNISNGDLVLVKNYNKLISDELVRGKLNVSRPGIYAFIFDNTFSKSTGKKILFSTKLLANSSVSAFSNESDKSKINRMDYTSPITPPSHVSDEELSSEMIDTSKSSILRPKNGELLQGVLLKKRRKKLQGFVKRYFILNIKYSTLSYFRVNDNKLRGQMPINQSIISANSKKLEIIIDSGMEVWDLKATNKRDFDSWVNAFNKLKKHYYKEGEKNGATYHQEIIYEGDPKQNANYGSVLPTFLFEDLTSINSKLLNVINSNTQNTTLNTNLNSISDEITSLIQKLGTNRGSMNFDSMSLFSSNEFYDAKEYIDASNEGVVQFDDDDYYDDLDDDYFMEADVYDEDDSSISSSGTSFTKLNGNNLSIIKETDSTNNVVEANDNDKDNNLYPLPLESVKRSLVIPEWNHPPSSLLSFLRKNVGKDLSSIAMPVDMNEPVTMLQKYAELIEYCDLINNALQVVDNQDTGEKILRIAAFAVSSISSVRDKERNVRKPFNPLLGETFELVREDKGIRLVSEKVCHRPPVFAAFVESKDWTLSWSLSPSQKFWGKTAEIINKGIIKLTIRSTGEVFQWSQPNSMLKNIIAGEKYSEPSSTITIKSSTGTKAVVEFTKGGMFSGRSEDLSIEAFGANKKKMPYSVFGKWTESLTLKTNTTEKLIWTSGKLVPNPKKRFGFTEFANDLVQITDIERDKMAPTDSRLRPDVAAYLNVDIDEAEKLKCELEENQRTRRKEMEQSGKTYRPVFFHHIGDTKAADSGEWVYNRGENSYWNRRSRQEWDGLLNLW from the coding sequence ATGGAAACACTCGAGGTTCACTCCAAGGACTTCTTGATAAAATGGGTCAATGTGCCTGAAAACTCTCTTGTCGACTGGCAAATTAAACCTTTGAAACGGTCAATTAACTTTTCAATCTACAGAAAGAGAGACGTTAACGAATCAGAAACCTCGTTCCTAGGAGATGAGAAGTACAGGGAACTCAACAACTCGTCTTCTACCGTCAATTCCACTACATCGACTCCCAACTCTAGAATCAGATCTAGCTCGGTTACGTCTGTAAACAAAATAACAGAGCCTTTCTACAAAACAAAGTCAAGAAGCTCCACCTTGTCCTCCAATATCAGCAATGGCGATTTGGTGTTAGTGAAAAACTACAACAAACTCATCTCTGATGAATTGGTGAGAGGAAAGTTGAACGTATCGAGGCCGGGAATTTATGCTTTTATTTTTGACAACACCTTCTCAAAGTCCACGGGTAAGAAAATATTGTTCAGTACAAAGCTCTTAGCCAACTCATCAGTTTCTGCTTTTTCTAATGAAAGTGATAAAAGCAAGATCAATCGAATGGATTATACGTCTCCAATAACTCCACCAAGTCATGTtagtgatgaagaattgagtAGTGAAATGATTGATACTTCAAAAAGTAGTATCTTGAGACCTAAAAATGGCGAATTATTACAAGGTgtattattgaagaaaagaagaaagaagttgCAAGGGTTTGTCAAGCGGTACTTTATTTTAAACATTAAGTATAGTACTTTGTCGTACTTTAGAGTTAATGATAATAAGTTAAGGGGCCAGATGCCTATTAACCAAAGCATCATCAGTGCTAATAgcaaaaagttggaaatcatcattgacTCGGGTATGGAAGTGTGGGACTTGAAAGCTACAAATAAGCGTGATTTCGACTCTTGGGTAAAtgctttcaacaagttgaaaaagcACTATTATAAGGAAGGCGAAAAAAACGGTGCCACGTACCACCAGGAAATAATATATGAAGGTGATCCTAAACAAAATGCTAACTATGGTTCGGTGCTTCCTACCTTCTTATTTGAAGACTTGActtccatcaactccaagttgttaaatgtcatcaactccaatacTCAAAATACTACCTTAAACACCAATTTAAACTCTATTTCTGATGAAATCACATCGTTGATTCAGAAATTGGGTACCAACAGAGGGTCTATGAACTTTGATTCGATGTCActcttctcttccaatGAGTTTTATGATGCTAAAGAGTATATTGATGCTCTGAATGAAGGAGTGGTTCAGtttgacgatgacgactactatgatgatttggatgaTGACTACTTTATGGAGGCTGATGTGTATGACGAGGATGATAGCTCAATTTCGAGTTCTGGAACCTCTTTCACTAAACTCAACGGGAACAATTTGTCTATCATCAAGGAAACAGACTCTACGAACAACGTGGTTGAAGCCAACGATAATGACAAAGACAACAATTTGTATCCTCTTCCACTCGAAAGTGTGAAGCGTTCCCTAGTTATACCTGAGTGGAACCATCCTCCTTCCAGTTTGTTGTCGTTCCTCCGGAAAAATGTTGGTAAAGACTTATCTTCTATTGCAATGCCTGTTGACATGAACGAACCCGTAACAATGTTACAGAAGTACGCAGAATTGATCGAATACTGtgacttgatcaataaTGCTTTGCAGGTCGTTGATAATCAGGATACGGGAGAGAAAATCTTAAGAATAGCAGCGTTTGCCGTGAGTTCTATATCGTCGGTCAGAGATAAGGAAAGAAATGTAAGAAAACCGTTCAATCCATTATTAGGTGAAACTTTTGAATTGGTTAGAGAAGATAAGGGAATACGGTTGGTGAGTGAAAAAGTCTGTCATAGACCTCCAGTCTTCGCTGCATTTGTTGAATCCAAGGACTGGACATTGAGCTGGAGTTTATCACCATCACAAAAGTTTTGGGGTAAGACCGctgaaatcatcaataaggGTATAATAAAGTTAACCATTAGGTCAACTGGTGAAGTATTCCAATGGAGTCAGCCTAATTCTATGTTGAAAAACATTATAGCTGGTGAGAAGTACTCAGAACCAAGCAGCACGATTACGATTAAGTCATCCACAGGAACCAAAGCAGTGGTGGAGTTTACTAAAGGGGGGATGTTTAGTGGAAGGTCAGAAGATTTGAGTATTGAAGCCTTCGGTgcaaacaagaagaagatgccCTATTCAGTATTTGGTAAATGGACTGAGTCTCTTACGTTAAAGACGAACACCACTGAGAAGCTTATATGGACATCTGGAAAATTGGTTCCAAACCCCAAGAAAAGGTTCGGTTTCACCGAATTTGCAAATGACTTGGTGCAAATAACAGATATTGAAAGGGATAAGATGGCTCCTACTGACTCAAGGCTAAGACCTGATGTCGCTGCATACTTGAATGTcgatattgatgaagctgAAAAACTTAAATgtgagttggaagaaaaccagAGAACAAGGAGAAAAGAAATGGAACAGTCCGGTAAAACATACAGACCGGTGTTTTTCCATCATATAGGTGATACCAAAGCTGCTGATTCTGGAGAATGGGTTTACAACAGAGGTGAGAATTCCTACTGGAATAGAAGGAGTAGACAAGAATGGGATGGCTTACTTAATTTATGGTAG
- a CDS encoding uncharacterized protein (EggNog:ENOG503P2TJ; COG:O), which produces MKDYLEELEEIEKQLDSLHPQDELTITSPVSTDEYCDTPINNAPNSFNIEHSYDKPDLRNLVYVGQTDHLQCPICQQPFFNPYTTLCGHTFCRECVLECLKMSKDSDSDTLGVCPLDRTPIDATNSGDLFPTPILINNLVDDLKVYCLNSGRGCDWVGCRWEVEHHILADCDYTGVRCNRIRDDDSLCDVLVERRYLKVQVKEEEKQKVEHDDADKAEKDSAETHEPECVHKIYKCSLCKDEITKVTEEEHLQNDCLFNYQTCGICANDMIPMKSLAKHQDSCTKASKFICPAKEIGCQFIGNSLPSLENHMENNCTLNQFLPFYKTMDEKIGSLTTENAHLQRQINQILNSVIQGKITNLGYNEPLEEINRFKNLDSGDQDKLVYLSYEIERLKYQMDEKLLPFVSKQTNEREPVINNLVNDSFIMKDDLNLQRMLINSLRKQIQFILFKNHRPSFNGLNSNPIFDDDLSDSDERLNLKL; this is translated from the coding sequence ATGAAAGACTATctagaagaacttgaagagatCGAAAAGCAGCTTGATTCTCTTCACCCCCAAGATGAACTTACCATAACACTGCCGGTATCGACCGATGAGTACTGCGATACTCCCATTAATAATGCACCAAACTCGTTCAATATTGAACATTCATATGACAAGCCGGATTTGAGGAATCTCGTGTACGTAGGTCAAACAGACCATTTACAGTGCCCTATCTGCCAGCAGCCATTCTTTAATCCCTATACAACGCTATGTGGGCATACTTTTTGCCGGGAGTGTGTTTTGGagtgtttgaagatgtcTAAGGATTCAGATTCTGATACGTTAGGGGTATGTCCGTTGGACAGAACACCTATAGATGCCACCAACTCGGGAGATTTATTCCCAACACCAATTCtaatcaacaatttggtggatgatttgaaggTCTACTGCCTCAACTCTGGTAGAGGATGTGACTGGGTTGGTTGCAGATGGGAAGTGGAACATCATATCTTAGCGGACTGTGACTATACGGGAGTGAGATGTAACCGGATACGGGATGATGACAGTTTGTGTGACGTGTTAGTAGAACGAAGGTACTTGAAGGTACAAGTaaaagaggaagaaaaacaaaaagtaGAACATGATGATGCAGACAAAGCAGAAAAAGACAGTGCAGAAACCCACGAGCCTGAATGCGTGCACAAAATCTACAAATGTTCCTTGTGTAAAGATGAAATCACGAAGGtcacagaagaagagcacCTCCAGAATGATTGTCTCTTCAACTACCAAACATGTGGTATTTGTGCCAATGATATGATCCCAATGAAGAGTTTGGCCAAACATCAAGACAGTTGTACGAAAGCCTCCAAATTCATATGTCCGGCAAAAGAGATAGGATGTCAGTTCATTGGAAATAGCCTACCGTCTTTGGAGAACCATATGGAGAATAATTGTACTCTTAATCAGTTTCTTCCATTCTATAAGACAATGGATGAAAAGATTGGTAGTCTTACAACAGAAAATGCCCACCTCCAAAGGCAAATTAATCAAATTTTAAATCTGGTGATTCAAGGAAAGATTACCAACTTGGGATATAACGAACCACTAGAAGAAATAAACAGGTTCAAGAACCTCGACAGCGGAGACCAAGATAAATTGGTATACTTGAGCTACGAAATCGAACGATTGAAGTACCAGATGGATGAAAAGCTATTGCCCTTCGTTAGCAAACAAACAAATGAAAGGGAACCAGTTATAAACAACTTAGTCAATGACAGTTTTATAATGAAAGACGACCTAAACCTACAAAGGATGCTCATTAACAGCTTGAGAAAGCAAATTCAGTTCATTCTATTCAAGAACCATAGACCTTCATTTAATGGCTTGAACAGCaatccaatttttgatgatgacttgtCAGATTCAGACGAAAGGctcaatttgaagttgtag
- a CDS encoding uncharacterized protein (EggNog:ENOG503NWWB; COG:Q), whose product MPSVEDIDIKYNVRPFVDAPPSNSNVDTLKLQAVDISLFKEGDEYLDQRKQLAKTLEESITTYGFFNLVNYGISPKETEYIRAIAYSVTTLPDEVKEKYLASASKKELETTKTIGGERGQGFKPKGYWAIKNNVRDSIVHYNFRDSCFDSFLDQYNEHPELVAYHLKEIAHYYNTIHREVLPKLLTLCDIILQVPEGTILKNYFQNSGTNQDDSGSHGRFMLYQPYSKEEESSVTENTWLRGHSDISAFSFITSQPMLSLQIKDYFTGDWRYVQHRPDSLIVNIGDAMEFISGGLFKACLHRVVEPPADQKQFERLAIIYFCNPSSKADLDPENIHSPKLASLGLDKDHKLKHWEKIQFHHWNYTKGHLLGRSAAGERNLVQFFGRTIERWHHFQGGITNV is encoded by the coding sequence ATGCCATCCGTTGAAGATATAGACATTAAGTATAACGTTCGGCCATTTGTAGACGCTCCACCTTCTAATTCCAATGTCGACACGTTGAAGTTGCAAGCAGTTGATATTTCTCTATTCAAAGAAGGAGACGAATATTTGGATCAAAGAAAGcaattggccaaaactTTGGAGGAATCAATCACCACATatggtttcttcaatttggtgaactATGGTATTTCTCCCAAGGAGACTGAATACATAAGAGCAATTGCCTATAGCGTGACTACTTTACCAGATGaagtcaaagaaaagtatTTGGCCAGTGCTTCCaagaaagaattggaaactACCAAAACCATTGGGGGAGAGAGAGGTCAGGGATTCAAGCCAAAAGGATATTGGGCCATTAAGAACAATGTGAGGGATTCAATCGTTCACTATAACTTCAGGGACTCTTGCTTTGATTCGTTTTTGGATCAATACAACGAACATCCCGAGCTTGTGGCATACCACTTGAAGGAGATTGCTCACTACTACAACACCATACACAGAGAAGTGTTACCCAAGTTATTGACCCTTTGTGATATCATTTTGCAAGTTCCAGAAGGaaccattttgaaaaactaCTTTCAAAATTCTGGAACCAACCAAGATGATTCGGGCAGCCATGGAAGGTTCATGTTGTATCAGCCTTATAGCAAAGAGGAAGAAAGCTCTGTCACTGAAAATACCTGGTTGAGAGGACATAGTGACATTAGCGCGTTCTCTTTTATCACTTCGCAGCCAATGCTCTCTTTGCAAATCAAAGACTATTTTACCGGAGACTGGAGATACGTGCAACACAGACCCGATTCGTTGATTGTGAACATTGGAGATGCAATGGAGTTCATCAGTGGAGGTCTTTTCAAGGCTTGTTTGCACAGAGTGGTTGAACCACCAGCAGACCAGAAACAATTTGAAAGATTGGCCATTATATACTTTTGCAACCCAAGCTCCAAGGCCGATTTGGATCCAGAAAATATTCATTCACCCAAGTTGGCGTCTTTGGGGTTGGATAAGGACCACAAATTAAAGCACTGGGAGAAAATTCAGTTCCATCACTGGAATTATACAAAGGGCCATTTGTTAGGTAGACTGGCAGCTGGAGAGAGAAACTTGGTGCAGTTTTTCGGAAGGACTATTGAGAGATGGCACCATTTCCAGGGAGGTATCACGAATGTGTAG